Proteins from a genomic interval of Agrococcus sp. ARC_14:
- the hutU gene encoding urocanate hydratase, giving the protein MEGARTVRAPRGTQLTAKGWQQEAALRMLMNNLDPEVAEHPDELVVYGGTGKAARDWRSFDAIVRELTQLEDDETLLVQSGRPVGVMRTSPWAPRVLIANSNLVGDWATWPEFRRLEAEGLTMYGQMTAGSWIYIGTQGILQGTFETFAAVAAALGRESLTGTITLTAGLGGMGGAQPLAVTMNDGVAICIEVDRSRIQRRIEHRYLDVEATDVTDALARAVEARDAGRGLSIGLHANAADVVPQLLAMGAPIDIVTDQTSAHDPLAYLPSGVAFDDWHAERERDPEGFTDRARASMAAHVEAMVGFQSAGAEVFDYGNSIRAEAKLGGFEDAFAFPGFVPAYIRPLFCEGKGPFRWAALSGDPEDIRRTDEAILELFPDNAHLHRWIRMAQERVAFQGLPARICWLGAGERHLAGLRFNEMVADGTLSAPIVIGRDHLDSGSVASPYRETEAMKDGSDAIADWPLLNALVNTASGASWVSIHHGGGVGIGRSIHAGQVTVADGTPLAAEKLARVLSNDPEMGVIRHVDAGYDEAIDFADANDVPIPMRRDQAATREA; this is encoded by the coding sequence ATGGAAGGCGCCCGCACCGTCCGCGCACCCCGCGGCACGCAGCTGACCGCGAAGGGCTGGCAGCAGGAGGCCGCCCTGCGCATGCTCATGAACAACCTCGATCCCGAGGTCGCAGAGCATCCCGACGAGCTCGTCGTCTACGGCGGCACCGGCAAGGCCGCCCGCGACTGGCGCTCCTTCGACGCCATCGTGCGCGAGCTGACGCAGCTCGAGGATGACGAGACGCTGCTCGTGCAGTCGGGCAGGCCCGTCGGCGTCATGCGCACGAGCCCGTGGGCGCCGCGCGTGCTGATCGCCAACTCCAACCTGGTCGGCGACTGGGCGACGTGGCCCGAGTTCCGCCGCCTCGAGGCCGAAGGCCTCACGATGTACGGCCAGATGACGGCCGGCAGCTGGATCTACATCGGCACCCAGGGCATCCTGCAGGGCACCTTCGAGACCTTCGCAGCCGTCGCGGCGGCGCTCGGCCGCGAGAGCCTGACCGGCACCATCACGCTCACGGCCGGCCTCGGCGGCATGGGCGGCGCGCAGCCGCTGGCCGTCACCATGAACGACGGCGTCGCCATCTGCATCGAGGTCGACCGCTCGCGCATCCAGCGCCGCATCGAGCACCGCTACCTCGACGTCGAGGCGACGGATGTGACGGATGCGCTGGCGCGCGCCGTCGAGGCGAGGGACGCCGGGCGCGGCCTGAGCATCGGCCTGCACGCGAACGCCGCCGACGTGGTGCCGCAGCTGCTCGCGATGGGCGCACCGATCGACATCGTCACCGACCAGACCAGCGCCCACGATCCGCTCGCCTACCTGCCGAGCGGCGTCGCATTCGACGACTGGCACGCAGAGCGAGAGCGCGACCCGGAGGGCTTCACCGACCGCGCGCGGGCGTCGATGGCCGCCCACGTCGAGGCGATGGTCGGCTTCCAGTCGGCCGGCGCCGAGGTCTTCGACTACGGCAACTCGATCCGTGCCGAGGCGAAGCTCGGCGGCTTCGAGGACGCCTTCGCGTTCCCCGGCTTCGTGCCCGCATACATCCGCCCGCTCTTCTGCGAGGGCAAGGGCCCGTTCCGCTGGGCGGCGCTCTCTGGCGACCCGGAGGACATCCGCCGCACCGACGAGGCGATCCTCGAGCTCTTCCCCGACAACGCGCACCTGCACCGCTGGATCCGCATGGCACAGGAGCGCGTCGCCTTCCAGGGGCTGCCTGCCCGCATCTGCTGGCTGGGTGCCGGCGAGCGCCACCTCGCGGGCCTCAGGTTCAACGAGATGGTGGCCGACGGCACGCTCTCTGCGCCCATCGTGATCGGCCGTGACCACCTCGACAGCGGATCCGTCGCGAGCCCGTACCGCGAGACCGAGGCCATGAAGGACGGCTCCGACGCGATCGCCGACTGGCCGCTGCTCAACGCGCTCGTCAACACCGCATCCGGTGCCAGCTGGGTCTCGATCCACCACGGCGGCGGCGTCGGCATCGGCCGCTCCATCCACGCGGGCCAGGTGACGGTCGCCGACGGCACGCCGCTCGCCGCCGAGAAGCTCGCGCGGGTGCTCTCGAACGACCCCGAGATGGGCGTCATCCGCCACGTCGACGCCGGCTACGACGAGGCGATCGACTTCGCGGATGCCAACGACGTACCCATCCCCATGCGGCGCGACCAGGCAGCGACGCGGGAGGCCTGA
- a CDS encoding type III polyketide synthase: MTVMMRGLSTAVPTTELVQSDVEEVFASQPGLTRLAQRIVSTSFGVSGIERRYTVIDELTLEGPAAEEPEFFDRTSGRLLDPGTRLRNDRYETHASRLYVEAGRAALDAVDGITAADVTHVITVSCTGFYAPGPDFVLARDLGLRAGVQRYHLGFMGCYASVPALRLARQLCEADAEAVVLVVSVELCTLHLRTSNDPDTIVATSLFGDGAGAALVSARPLDEGERAFQLDAFATRTTPQGEGAMAWRIGDHGFEMVLSNAVPSLIGEHVTGAIAPLLESEPALGAALDEERAGEAIEHWAIHPGGRSILDKVESTLRLTEAQLVPARETLRDYGNMSSATVLFVLERILRDPAAVDGDRVVAMAFGPGLTVESALLTVRG, encoded by the coding sequence ATGACGGTGATGATGCGGGGCCTGAGCACGGCAGTGCCGACGACGGAGCTGGTGCAGTCCGATGTGGAGGAGGTCTTCGCTTCGCAGCCGGGGCTCACGAGGCTCGCGCAGCGCATCGTCAGCACCTCGTTCGGCGTCTCAGGCATCGAGCGCCGCTACACGGTGATCGACGAGCTGACCCTCGAGGGGCCGGCCGCCGAGGAGCCCGAGTTCTTCGATCGCACGTCTGGCCGGCTGCTCGACCCTGGCACGCGGCTGCGCAACGACCGCTACGAGACACACGCGAGCCGCCTCTACGTCGAGGCCGGTCGCGCCGCGCTCGACGCGGTCGACGGGATCACGGCCGCTGATGTGACGCACGTGATCACCGTCTCGTGCACCGGCTTCTACGCGCCTGGACCAGACTTCGTCCTCGCGCGCGACCTCGGGCTGCGGGCGGGCGTGCAGCGCTACCACCTCGGTTTCATGGGCTGCTACGCCTCGGTGCCCGCGCTGCGCCTGGCGCGGCAGCTGTGCGAGGCCGACGCCGAAGCCGTCGTGCTCGTGGTGAGCGTCGAACTCTGCACCTTGCACCTGCGCACCTCGAACGACCCCGACACGATCGTCGCGACCTCGTTGTTCGGCGACGGCGCCGGGGCTGCGCTGGTCAGCGCGCGGCCGCTGGACGAGGGCGAGCGCGCGTTCCAGCTCGATGCCTTCGCCACCCGCACGACCCCGCAGGGCGAGGGAGCCATGGCGTGGCGCATCGGCGACCACGGCTTCGAAATGGTGCTCTCGAACGCCGTGCCCTCGCTCATCGGCGAGCACGTGACCGGCGCGATCGCGCCGCTGCTGGAGTCTGAACCCGCGCTCGGCGCAGCGCTGGACGAGGAGCGCGCCGGCGAGGCGATCGAGCACTGGGCGATCCATCCGGGCGGGCGCAGCATCCTCGACAAGGTCGAGTCGACGCTGCGGCTGACCGAGGCGCAGCTCGTGCCCGCCCGCGAGACGCTGCGCGACTACGGCAACATGTCGAGCGCCACCGTGCTGTTCGTGCTCGAGCGCATCCTGCGCGACCCGGCGGCGGTCGACGGCGACCGGGTGGTGGCGATGGCCTTCGGGCCGGGGCTCACGGTCGAGTCGGCGCTGCTCACCGTCCGCGGCTGA
- a CDS encoding antitoxin → MGFEDLVNKGKEALNSEQGEQISDQAIQGGGDAFDKVTGGKFAEHTDGVQQQADGFVGQQDQQDQQQQ, encoded by the coding sequence ATGGGCTTCGAAGATCTCGTCAACAAGGGCAAGGAAGCGCTGAACAGCGAGCAGGGCGAGCAGATCAGCGACCAGGCCATCCAGGGCGGCGGCGACGCGTTCGACAAGGTGACCGGTGGCAAGTTCGCCGAGCACACCGACGGCGTGCAGCAGCAGGCCGATGGCTTCGTCGGCCAGCAGGACCAGCAGGACCAGCAGCAGCAGTAG
- a CDS encoding arginase family protein: MAPSTSQLPNDPSWPRAGDWSPLDEAGDELDAVLVGIGTHTTSLSPTQAHATPRAVREALRRYSPHASGSTPLAALRIADAGDASDPDADEEGATALVARAAGRARLAIVLGGDNAATVPAALGSWGERIATAGLITIDAHHDLRDGRSNGSPVQRLLDAGLAGTRVAQIGIQEFANSRHYAERAEAAGIRVLSRGDLELQGVQEIAAQALQVAGAAGGPVHVDVDVDVCDRSVAPGCPASVPGGISAWQLRSLIRALVADDRVRSIDFTEVDATADTADGRTVRLVALGVLEALAALAGRERPVPRLRAV, encoded by the coding sequence ATGGCTCCGTCGACCTCCCAGCTTCCCAACGACCCCAGCTGGCCGCGGGCCGGCGACTGGTCACCGCTCGACGAGGCCGGCGACGAGCTCGACGCCGTGCTCGTCGGCATCGGCACGCACACGACCTCGCTGAGCCCCACGCAGGCGCACGCCACGCCCCGTGCCGTGCGCGAGGCGCTGCGCCGGTATTCGCCACATGCCTCGGGGAGCACTCCGCTCGCGGCACTCCGCATCGCCGACGCCGGTGACGCATCCGACCCGGACGCCGACGAGGAGGGCGCCACCGCACTCGTCGCGCGCGCGGCTGGCCGTGCGCGGCTCGCGATCGTGCTCGGCGGCGACAACGCCGCGACCGTGCCCGCGGCGCTCGGCAGCTGGGGCGAGCGCATCGCGACCGCCGGTCTCATCACGATCGACGCCCACCACGACCTGCGCGACGGGCGCTCGAACGGCTCCCCCGTGCAGCGACTGCTCGATGCCGGGCTCGCCGGCACGCGCGTGGCGCAGATCGGCATCCAGGAGTTCGCGAACTCGCGACACTACGCCGAGCGCGCCGAGGCAGCCGGGATCCGGGTGCTCTCGCGCGGCGACCTCGAGCTGCAGGGCGTGCAGGAGATCGCCGCCCAGGCGCTGCAGGTCGCCGGCGCCGCAGGCGGGCCCGTGCACGTCGACGTCGACGTCGACGTGTGCGACCGCTCCGTCGCGCCCGGCTGCCCCGCATCGGTGCCCGGCGGCATCAGCGCCTGGCAGCTGCGCTCGCTGATCCGCGCGCTCGTGGCCGACGACCGCGTGCGCTCGATCGACTTCACCGAGGTCGACGCCACCGCCGACACGGCCGATGGTCGCACGGTGCGGCTCGTCGCGCTGGGCGTGCTCGAGGCGCTCGCCGCGCTCGCGGGTCGCGAGCGCCCCGTCCCGCGGCTGCGCGCGGTCTGA
- the rpsJ gene encoding 30S ribosomal protein S10: MAGQKIRIRLKSYDHEVIDSSARKIVDTVTRAGATVVGPVPLPTEKNVVVVIRSPHKYKDSREHFEKRTHKRLIDIIDPTPKAVDSLMRLDLPADVNIEIKL, from the coding sequence ATGGCGGGACAGAAGATCCGCATCCGACTGAAGTCGTACGACCACGAGGTCATCGACTCCTCGGCGCGCAAGATCGTCGACACCGTGACCCGTGCGGGCGCGACGGTGGTGGGCCCTGTGCCGCTGCCGACCGAGAAGAACGTGGTCGTGGTGATCCGTTCACCTCACAAGTACAAGGACAGCCGCGAGCACTTCGAGAAGCGCACGCACAAGCGACTCATCGACATCATCGACCCGACGCCGAAGGCAGTCGACTCGCTCATGCGCCTCGACCTGCCCGCTGACGTCAACATCGAGATCAAGCTTTAA
- a CDS encoding IclR family transcriptional regulator C-terminal domain-containing protein, with translation MAPFHRSGRVDASVCAIVVSEISDSVVVATAHGRRRCTVVVPRMPAARSALRVLSLLAEQAGPVRASTIARALDLPRSSAYQLLQVMRDEGFLVHYPELGAWGPSARVQQIGSRVAAATRLERLAQPILDRLVRTAAVPATSHLAVLAGSDVAYAGRGEGRRSPATVSRVGVRLPAVRTATGRAMLAALGDDQVRALIPHDRDLAGERPATRTALTTLLAGVRRRGWAREDGEVDATYGSVAAAARDAAGYPAAAVGLTFRQTAVGETDRDALGALCAAAAAELTRRLGGG, from the coding sequence ATGGCCCCATTCCACCGCTCTGGCCGTGTCGACGCATCCGTCTGCGCCATAGTGGTGTCTGAGATCTCAGACAGCGTGGTCGTCGCGACCGCGCACGGACGCCGGAGGTGCACGGTGGTGGTGCCCAGGATGCCGGCGGCGCGCAGCGCGCTGCGGGTGCTGTCGCTGCTGGCCGAGCAGGCGGGGCCGGTGCGCGCCTCGACCATCGCGCGCGCGCTCGACCTGCCACGCTCGAGCGCCTACCAGCTGCTGCAGGTGATGCGCGACGAGGGGTTCCTGGTGCACTATCCGGAGCTCGGCGCCTGGGGACCGAGCGCCCGCGTGCAGCAGATCGGCTCGCGGGTCGCCGCCGCCACGCGGCTCGAGCGGCTCGCGCAGCCGATCCTCGACCGGCTCGTGCGCACGGCGGCCGTGCCCGCCACGAGCCACCTGGCCGTGCTGGCGGGCAGCGATGTCGCGTATGCCGGTCGCGGCGAGGGACGCCGCTCCCCCGCGACCGTCTCGCGCGTCGGGGTGCGGCTGCCGGCAGTGCGCACGGCGACCGGGCGCGCGATGCTCGCCGCGCTCGGCGACGACCAGGTGCGCGCGCTGATCCCCCACGACCGCGACCTGGCCGGTGAGCGGCCAGCGACGCGCACCGCGCTCACGACGCTGCTGGCCGGGGTGCGGCGACGCGGCTGGGCGCGCGAGGACGGCGAGGTGGATGCGACCTACGGCTCGGTCGCCGCGGCGGCGAGGGATGCCGCCGGCTACCCCGCGGCCGCAGTCGGCCTGACGTTCCGGCAGACGGCGGTCGGCGAGACCGATCGAGATGCGCTGGGCGCGCTGTGCGCGGCGGCTGCCGCCGAGCTCACGCGACGGCTCGGAGGCGGCTGA
- the hutI gene encoding imidazolonepropionase yields MPEQPRSTLITGIGELTTNDEGLGRMRDAALVVEGDAITWVGRASDAPAADARIDVEGRAVLPGWVDSHTHLVFAGDRTAEFEARMAGQAYAAGGIGVTVAATRAASDEALTANLDRLADEMLRGGTTAFETKTGYGLTVADELRSARIAATRADAVTFLGAHLVPEGEDADAYVDLVTGAMLDAVAPHVDAVDVFCERGAFDEAQSRRVLEAARAAGLALRVHGNQLGPGPGVRLAVELGAASVDHVAFLDDDEVRMLADTWQGGSGAAGGRGTVATVLPACDLSTRMPLAPARRLLDAGAVVAIATNCNPGTSYTTSMAFCVATAVLQMGLTLEEAVRAATLGGAIALGRDEAGTAGAGAAQAGTARLPLGRIRPGSRADLQVLEAPSITHLAYRPGVPLVHAVWRAGERLV; encoded by the coding sequence ATGCCCGAGCAGCCGCGCTCGACGCTCATCACCGGCATCGGCGAGCTCACCACGAACGACGAGGGCCTCGGTCGGATGCGCGATGCCGCCCTGGTGGTGGAGGGCGACGCGATCACCTGGGTCGGCCGGGCATCCGACGCCCCGGCCGCCGATGCGCGCATCGACGTCGAGGGCCGCGCCGTGCTGCCGGGGTGGGTCGACAGCCACACCCATCTCGTGTTCGCGGGCGACCGCACTGCGGAGTTCGAGGCGCGCATGGCGGGGCAGGCCTATGCGGCCGGCGGCATCGGCGTGACCGTCGCGGCCACCCGTGCAGCGAGCGACGAGGCGCTCACCGCCAACCTCGACCGGCTGGCCGACGAGATGCTGCGCGGCGGCACGACCGCGTTCGAGACGAAGACCGGCTACGGGCTCACGGTCGCCGACGAGCTGCGCAGCGCCCGCATCGCCGCGACCCGCGCCGACGCTGTCACCTTCCTCGGCGCCCACCTGGTGCCGGAGGGCGAGGATGCGGATGCCTACGTCGACCTCGTGACCGGCGCGATGCTCGACGCGGTCGCGCCGCACGTCGACGCGGTCGATGTCTTCTGCGAGCGCGGCGCCTTCGACGAGGCCCAGTCGCGCCGCGTGCTCGAGGCGGCACGGGCGGCCGGCCTGGCGCTGCGCGTGCACGGCAACCAGCTGGGCCCCGGGCCCGGCGTGCGACTCGCGGTCGAGCTGGGCGCCGCGAGCGTCGACCACGTCGCCTTCCTCGACGACGACGAGGTGCGGATGCTCGCCGACACCTGGCAGGGCGGGTCGGGCGCGGCAGGCGGTCGCGGCACCGTCGCCACGGTGCTGCCCGCATGCGACCTCTCCACCCGCATGCCGCTCGCGCCCGCCAGGCGGCTGCTCGACGCCGGCGCGGTGGTGGCGATCGCCACCAACTGCAACCCCGGCACGAGCTACACGACCTCGATGGCGTTCTGCGTGGCGACCGCGGTGCTGCAGATGGGCCTCACGCTCGAGGAGGCGGTGCGCGCTGCGACGCTGGGCGGCGCGATCGCGCTGGGCCGCGACGAGGCCGGCACCGCCGGGGCAGGCGCCGCCCAGGCCGGCACCGCCCGCCTGCCGCTGGGCCGCATCCGCCCCGGGTCCCGCGCCGACCTGCAGGTGCTCGAGGCGCCCTCCATCACGCACCTCGCCTACCGCCCCGGCGTGCCGCTCGTGCACGCCGTGTGGCGCGCGGGGGAGAGGCTGGTCTGA
- the hutH gene encoding histidine ammonia-lyase, whose product MPVIIGDAPLTRHDVVQVARFDAPVELSPGALARIDEARAVIDGLAADPKPHYGISTGFGALANTAIAPEDRTRLQQSLIRSHAASSGEAVEREVVRGLMLLRLQTLATGRTGIRRATAELYASMLNAGITPVIGEYGSLGCSGDLAPLSHVALAAMGEGTVRVERPGAKPGTVESVTMDASTALTEAGLAPVVLAEKEGLALVNGTDGMLAMLCLALADLDKLLDTADLTAAMSVEGLLGSDAPFAAELMALRPHPGQIASAANIAALLADSPIVASHKGPEDTRVQDAYSLRCAPQVHGTARDTAAHAARVAEIELASAIDNPVVLPDGRVVSNGNFHGAPIAAVLDFLAIVIADVASMSERRSDRFLDPARSYGLPPFLAGDPGVDSGLMIAQYTQAGIVSELKRLASPASVDSIPSSAMQEDHVSMGWGAARKLRRSVDGLGRVLAIELMTAARGIELRDEPAGPRTGRVVEALRERVPGIGPDRFLARDIEASVTFTVGGGALFAAELLDHAEAWVPRRNYRYTAETVMFSAPNPRGDH is encoded by the coding sequence ATGCCAGTGATCATCGGAGACGCCCCGCTCACCCGACACGACGTCGTGCAGGTCGCCCGCTTCGACGCACCCGTCGAGCTCAGCCCCGGAGCGCTCGCGCGCATCGACGAGGCACGCGCCGTGATCGACGGCCTCGCCGCCGACCCCAAGCCGCACTACGGCATCTCCACGGGCTTCGGCGCCCTCGCCAACACGGCGATCGCGCCCGAGGACCGCACGCGCCTGCAGCAGTCGCTCATCCGCTCGCACGCCGCCTCCAGCGGCGAGGCGGTCGAGCGTGAGGTCGTGCGCGGCCTCATGCTGCTGCGGCTGCAGACCCTCGCGACCGGCCGCACGGGCATCCGCCGCGCGACCGCAGAGCTCTACGCATCCATGCTCAACGCCGGCATCACGCCGGTGATCGGCGAGTACGGCTCGCTCGGTTGCTCCGGCGACCTCGCGCCGCTCTCGCACGTGGCGCTCGCCGCCATGGGCGAGGGCACCGTCCGGGTGGAGCGCCCAGGCGCGAAGCCCGGCACGGTCGAGTCGGTGACGATGGATGCGTCGACGGCGCTCACGGAGGCGGGTCTCGCGCCCGTGGTGCTGGCCGAGAAGGAGGGGCTCGCGCTCGTCAACGGCACCGACGGCATGCTCGCGATGCTGTGCCTGGCGCTCGCGGATCTCGACAAGCTGCTCGACACCGCCGACCTCACCGCCGCCATGAGCGTCGAGGGGCTGCTCGGCAGCGACGCGCCATTCGCCGCAGAGCTCATGGCGCTGCGCCCGCACCCCGGCCAGATCGCCAGCGCCGCGAACATCGCCGCGCTGCTCGCCGACAGTCCCATCGTCGCGAGCCACAAGGGGCCGGAGGACACCCGCGTGCAGGACGCCTACTCGCTGCGCTGCGCCCCGCAGGTGCACGGCACCGCGCGCGACACCGCCGCGCACGCGGCTCGGGTGGCAGAGATCGAGCTGGCGAGCGCCATCGACAACCCGGTCGTGCTGCCAGACGGCCGCGTGGTCTCGAACGGCAACTTCCACGGCGCCCCGATCGCGGCCGTGCTCGACTTCCTCGCCATCGTGATCGCCGATGTCGCGTCGATGAGCGAGCGCCGCAGCGACCGCTTCCTCGACCCGGCGCGCTCCTACGGCCTGCCGCCGTTCCTCGCCGGAGACCCCGGCGTCGACTCGGGCCTCATGATCGCCCAGTACACGCAGGCGGGCATCGTCTCGGAGCTCAAGCGCCTGGCGAGCCCCGCATCCGTCGACTCCATCCCGTCGAGCGCCATGCAGGAGGATCACGTCTCGATGGGCTGGGGCGCTGCGCGCAAGCTGCGGCGCTCTGTCGACGGGCTCGGCCGCGTGCTCGCGATCGAGCTGATGACCGCCGCACGCGGCATCGAGCTGCGCGACGAGCCCGCCGGGCCCCGCACCGGACGCGTCGTCGAGGCGCTCCGCGAGCGCGTGCCGGGCATCGGCCCCGACCGCTTCCTCGCCCGCGACATCGAGGCATCCGTCACGTTCACGGTCGGCGGCGGCGCGCTGTTCGCCGCCGAGCTGCTCGACCACGCCGAGGCATGGGTGCCCCGGCGGAATTACCGGTACACCGCTGAGACCGTGATGTTCTCGGCCCCGAACCCCCGAGGAGACCACTGA
- a CDS encoding NAD(P)/FAD-dependent oxidoreductase — translation MTWRPGSARPGIEQHDVAIVGAGAVGLLLACLLSQRGIDVVVLERRSEPGSASRAFGIHPPGLAALDAAGVGETVRAEALEIRSGAALSGGRRIATLDLSERPVHALPQHRTEMILRERLAALAPAALRTGAEVIGLWQDADGVELTLTGGGCVGARWAVGADGVRSRVRQLLGIELRQRRGVAGYAMADVDDADAGAAALLHLEPGGIVESFPLPAGRRRWVVRLAQPQASVTAEQLQRILDERLRGPSGSMRSAAVPSAELPHAAPPGGTVPSGTVPSGTVPSAFLARQRLAARFASGRVALAGDAAHELSPIGGQGMSLGWLDALALERAIAGAQPGAAPFATYARVRRAAAARAMRRAAWNMAMGAPASESVLAGRLALVRALALPPARAALVAAFTMRGL, via the coding sequence ATGACCTGGCGGCCCGGGTCCGCTCGGCCCGGGATCGAGCAGCACGACGTCGCGATCGTCGGCGCCGGCGCCGTGGGGCTGCTGCTGGCCTGCCTGCTCTCGCAGCGGGGCATCGATGTCGTCGTGCTCGAGCGCCGCAGCGAGCCCGGATCCGCGTCACGCGCGTTCGGCATCCATCCGCCCGGCCTCGCGGCCCTCGATGCCGCCGGCGTCGGCGAGACGGTGCGGGCCGAGGCGCTGGAGATCCGCTCCGGCGCAGCGCTCAGCGGCGGCCGTCGCATCGCGACGCTCGACCTGTCGGAGCGACCCGTCCACGCGCTGCCGCAGCACCGCACCGAGATGATCCTGCGCGAGCGGCTCGCGGCGCTGGCTCCTGCGGCGCTGCGCACGGGTGCCGAGGTCATCGGCCTGTGGCAGGACGCGGACGGCGTCGAGCTGACGCTCACGGGCGGCGGATGCGTCGGCGCGCGCTGGGCGGTCGGCGCCGACGGGGTGCGCAGTCGCGTGCGGCAGCTGCTGGGCATCGAGCTGCGGCAGCGACGCGGGGTCGCCGGCTATGCGATGGCCGACGTGGACGACGCGGATGCGGGCGCGGCCGCGCTGCTGCACCTCGAGCCGGGCGGCATCGTGGAGTCGTTCCCGCTGCCCGCGGGCCGGCGGCGCTGGGTCGTGCGGCTCGCCCAGCCGCAGGCGTCCGTCACGGCCGAGCAGCTCCAGCGCATCCTCGACGAGCGGCTCCGCGGGCCCAGCGGCAGCATGCGCAGCGCAGCCGTGCCCAGCGCCGAACTGCCCCACGCAGCCCCGCCCGGCGGCACCGTCCCGAGCGGCACCGTGCCCAGCGGCACCGTGCCGAGCGCCTTCCTCGCCCGGCAGCGGCTCGCCGCGCGCTTCGCGAGCGGCCGGGTCGCGCTCGCGGGCGACGCGGCGCATGAGCTCAGCCCCATCGGCGGGCAGGGCATGAGCCTCGGCTGGCTCGACGCGCTCGCGCTCGAGCGAGCGATCGCCGGTGCGCAGCCCGGTGCTGCGCCGTTCGCGACCTACGCGCGGGTGCGGCGGGCGGCCGCGGCGCGCGCCATGCGTCGAGCCGCCTGGAACATGGCGATGGGAGCACCCGCGAGCGAGTCGGTGCTCGCCGGGCGGTTGGCGCTCGTGCGCGCGCTCGCGCTGCCGCCCGCGCGCGCTGCGCTGGTGGCGGCGTTCACGATGCGCGGTCTCTGA
- a CDS encoding methyltransferase domain-containing protein: protein MLLGGLLARDPEAHETMDDPDCDPVMLARTFARFALVNALVSSPGALYRHWIRPRLRAGEAVRMLDVGTGGGDLPRRLLRWASRDGGALTAVAIDPDPRAIAAALDGPSMPGLDLRQTTTRALAVSGERFDVVVSNHVLHHLSPHELGAILADSERLAAPGGVVVHGDIARSPLAYAAFAAATLPFESTLLRDTFIRADGLASIRRSHTRAELARAAPPGWRVQRGFPARLELVRGAP from the coding sequence GTGCTGCTGGGTGGGCTCCTCGCGCGCGACCCCGAGGCGCACGAGACCATGGACGATCCGGACTGCGACCCGGTCATGCTGGCGCGCACGTTCGCGCGCTTCGCGCTCGTCAACGCGCTCGTCTCGTCACCCGGCGCGCTCTACCGCCACTGGATCCGCCCCCGTCTGCGGGCGGGCGAGGCGGTGCGGATGCTCGACGTGGGCACGGGCGGCGGCGACCTGCCGCGCCGGCTGCTCCGCTGGGCGTCGCGTGACGGCGGCGCACTGACGGCGGTCGCGATCGACCCGGACCCGCGGGCGATCGCGGCGGCGCTCGACGGGCCGTCGATGCCCGGCCTCGACCTCCGCCAGACCACCACGCGCGCGCTCGCCGTGTCGGGCGAGCGCTTCGACGTCGTGGTCTCCAACCACGTGCTGCACCACCTCTCGCCGCACGAGCTCGGCGCGATCCTGGCCGACTCCGAGCGGCTCGCAGCGCCCGGAGGCGTCGTGGTGCACGGCGACATCGCCCGCTCGCCGCTCGCGTATGCCGCCTTCGCGGCCGCCACGCTGCCCTTCGAGTCGACGCTGCTGCGCGACACCTTCATCCGCGCAGACGGCCTCGCCTCGATCCGCCGCAGTCACACGAGGGCTGAGCTCGCGCGGGCAGCGCCGCCCGGCTGGCGGGTGCAGCGCGGCTTCCCCGCGCGACTCGAGCTGGTGCGGGGCGCTCCATGA